A genomic window from Lycium barbarum isolate Lr01 chromosome 4, ASM1917538v2, whole genome shotgun sequence includes:
- the LOC132637141 gene encoding uncharacterized protein LOC132637141 — protein sequence MANCNGNGMAHFGSNLQIEAIQTVMPMKPTNPRLSRRRQIQGGWWLVAGWIRESLGRTLDENPLLAGRLRRKGENDSNGEFEIVSNDSGVRLIEAKVPINLDDLIDLKEKRNAEAELVFWEDVHEPNPQYSPLFYVQVCKDAKA from the exons ATGGCCAATTGCAATGGAAATGGAATGGCACATTTTGGCTCCAACTTGCAAATTGAAGCAATCCAAACAGTGATGCCAATGAAGCCAACTAATCCAAGGCTATCGCGGCGA AGACAGATTCAGGGTGGATGGTGGCTGGTGGCTGGGTGGATTAGGGAGTCACTAGGAAGGACACTTGATGAAAATCCATTACTTGCTGGTAGACTTAGAAGGAAAGGAGAAAATGATagtaatggagaatttgaaattgTGTCAAATGACTCTGGTGTTAGATTGATTGAAGCTAAAGTGCCAATAAATTTGGATGATCTAATTGATCTTAAGGAAAAGAGAAATGCAGAAGCTGAGCTTGTCTTTTGGGAGGATGTTCATGAACCAAATCCTCAGTATTCACCTCTTTTTTATGTCCAGGTGTGTAAAGATGCAAAAGCTTAG